The DNA segment CCGGGGACCTCGAGAATGTAGGGAGTCATGACAGGTTCAGGCTGCCGGGCAATGAAGACCGGGGGTTTGGGCTTATTTTTGGAGCCGGGCGGCCGGCCCCTTGGCCGCCTGACCACTTCGATGCTGGCTCCGTCGCCGGTATTCGGTTTGGAGGAGGTTTGCGACTTGTGGGCTTGAGCTTGATCTTGGGGAGTGGCGGTGATAGGGCCGCTGCTACGGCTGTCGTCGTCTTCGGAGGTCTGTTGCTGGCATTCGCGCGGGGTGGCGGCGGAGACGTGTTGGAAGGGATGAGAAAATGGGAAGTTATGCTGCTGTTGCTGTTGTTGTGGGTGTGGATATTGTTGTTGGTGGTGAAGCTTTGAGAACATGCTGCTGGGAGTAGTTTCAGTCTTAGCTTCTATATATTCACCTTTCATAGTACCGTTGGAAGTAGTTTTTCTCTCCTTCTCTTCGTACATCAATTTTATCAGAACCAAAGGCCTCTATGATTGGAAGGATATTCGCATGAGAGAAACAAGAAGCTGTTGGTCTGGGAGCTGAGACGGGAtggggcagagagagagagagggtgcaAAGAAGATGAATGGGTGGGTTTGGATTTGCTTGTAGCAATAAAatgggatgagagagagagagcctttaAAGAGAGGGGTTGGGAGAGATCGAGAAGGCTTCAAAACCAAGTAACAGATGGCGCCGCTGGTTGGATCTAAACTAGGTTGGGAGtcctgcttctttttttttttttttcttttgccctTTTTTCTGTTGTAGTTTGAGAGAGTATATTAGATTAGGGTAGTGTTACACATTTAAAGTAAGATGTAATATTTCGTTACAAGtaaaataaactattttttatcatataatttttttaaaattaattttgttttttaattttaaaattttaaattatttattataatttatataaaaatttaaaaaattataataattatatgagatgaaataagataatttgattTTGTATACTTAAACCAACTCTTAAAAATTAAGATGTATAGCTTGAAATCTTATTcatttaagaatatgttttatttatattaattgatgTCGAAAGTTTCTATACCAATAATTTGTTAAGTATCACGAATTAAGCAAGCTTTTAAGTAGtttctttaataatttgagTCTACCTAATGCATCTACAATTACTAGTTAATGATAAAAGTTCTATTTGCAAACTATTGACTTCACGTAatttgattagttaaaaagggttttaaagttaaattttttaacgAATCAAAAATTGCCATGCAAGTAACTCGAAAAGGTATGTCATCCAGTATATAAACAGAATAACTTTAAATGCTAAAAATATAGGTACTGTTTGGCTATAAAATTTcttatctcaaacataaaattttcatctgatcattaggatttttttaaatttttatataaaatataataaataattcaatttttttttaatttttttaaattctaaaataataattattttaatatttaatcttaaaactcaaaattttaatCTGAAAAATTTCAATGGCAAAGTAGAATTATAATGTGTGTAagttttatacatttatttttaaaaaattaagtttattattaaaataatagtttttcaTGTAAActctaaatttatctatttttaaaaaaaattacataaaacttaCTCGTAttaaaacattaaatattatttattatttgattaataataaaataagatataataCCAAATATATTCCAAATGCTCAATAACTTTTCAAAACTCagcctgagagagagagagagagagagagagagagagagagagagggaagggtTGCTTTTGAGGGCCTTCCAAAACCAATGACTGAGCATTTGATGTTCCTCTTCATGTGTAAGGGGGGATGCATCTTCATGACTTCTCTACCATTGTCTCTAGATCTCCCTCTGCCATTGATCACTCGTGTTGgagtgagagagacagagagtgagagagagagagagagttttcctAACCCTAGTGGTCTGCCACCTCATACATTTCAAAAATTTGTTACGCTCACTTACTTTGACGAGAAATTCGTCACTTTCTTCATGTGCTAAAAAATTTGGCTTTTTAAAAAGATCTGACTTTTTCCAGTCTTTGATGAAAATTGGGTTTAGAGACTTCAAACCTTGTAATCATTTCGCTTGGCTAACACTTCTTCGTCTCTACTTATTATTGTCTTTTTACCATTCAAACcctaaactaaaataatattgaGACAACATGTTTAAAGTAAATAACAATGTGGCCGGCCCCTAACATATCCCAATTATGAGAGTTTTATattcatttgttatttatttttaaaaaaatttacaaaaataattcataaattaacgttatttaatagaatacattatattttacaatctgacatattatatcaaattacaTCAGtctatagatatatttttataagatatttatataattaaaatatttttttttttgaaaaaataaagcatatatggagattgaaagaaagaaattaaagtcAATCGTAGATAAAAAGCAGTAGTGGGTTATCGTAGGAGTAAAACTTAGAACAGGCATTCTTCTTAACTAATACATGAAAATaacttacccaaaaaaaaaaaaaaaatacatgaaaataacttcaattttattgtatatatatatagatattttatttttttaatttaataattacaaaaataactattaataaaGTTGTGTATTTTTCCTagtaattaagaatgttaaaaatatatttttaataaaatgaaaaaaatgaaacctTTTTACATTAGTGGTACCACCCGACACTTGTGGCCGACTAGCATAACCATTTGTTATAATCCTATACTCAAGTAGCCCAATTTGGaagtttctcatttttttttaagtaggaTCCATTGTAAAAATgcgatttcttttttttttttaatttttaattttaaagagaCTGCATTAAACTTGTGCTTTTATTTTTGGActtatgcttttatttttttcactaatttaattctcttcattaactttgaaatgaaatttttattgggAGTTTATTTTTTCTCCTATTTATATCTTTTAGCCTCCGTTTagatacaataaatatttcatttcatctcatcattacaataataatattaaaagataatattataataatatttttttcaacttttaactttcatctcaactcattttattcCAACTCATTATCTAAACGACACCTTATTTACTTTAATATATTGTCTTCTTATCCAGCaaaaaagaataatgttagatataattttagagcGTATAAATCTTGcgcatttattttaaaaaataattagatccattattaaaaaagtgaatttttttcatataaattctaactttacctttttttattaaaaaaaaatcaaaacttatCCATCCTAATATTGTATAAATCATTAACCCGGAGATAAGCTACATTAATTATCCCAATTGCACTGGATCTTCTTCCGTGAGTTATTTACTGTAAACATTTTGTCAAGTTACTGCTTGATCTACAATTCTAATTTGATTAGagggaataaaaaaataaaaatctgtcTTTATTCCGATCAAGTTGCTTGTTTTGGTAGTGAAATAAGATAATTAAGATAATATGTAAATaggaataaaatagtttgacttaatatgttttatgaaatttgagaaaatgagagagaaaaagttgattaaaaatattataaatttaaaatattattataatattatttttttatattacttttattttgagatttgaaaaagttgaattattttttatattttgttaaatttgtttgtaagtttgataaatttataataattagataataattagataaaaaaaaaactaaaaattaaaaattgtgtttataatatttgaatattgatATAAGATGAGACGAGATGCAAATAATTTGGTATTCAAAAACTTTGTATAATTTAGATAGATACAAATATAAAATGTCCATCCTATTATATGTAATGTACGGattaacaaataatatttaatattatgaaaCTCACGtggagtaaatatatatatatatatatatatatatatatataaagaattccAGTAGCAATCCGTCACCCACCCCCTCTGATTCCACTTCCACTGATGACCGTTGTTGTAAATTTGTGATATTGCCTTTTACATGTTTGCTTGCAAAAGAGATTAAAGTCTTTACTTGTAGGAATTTAGCAAGATGGAAAGTGCTTGTCAGCCCACCATTATTTTTTTCTGGGCGAGAGGAGAGGTGTGGGCTATTAGTGTAGTAACTCTCATTTCACATGTTTATACGAGTCCCTCTTTATTCCAGAATTTTCGATTTGAGCCACGAATCTGTATCACAATACTTCAAAAATATTCAGCTGGTCTAAAACTCATCTCATGACTCAAATAtcatactttattattactaataATTTTAACTTATATCCTGATTCGAACTCCATAACTCAAAGCTATAAAAACTAAAAGTCAGCCCACCATTACAATTTGAGGTCAGCCCACAAACTTATTACAATTTgagtgttttattattatttttttctttcttcttattattattatttttattattgtaagATTAAAAATCAGTTATCGGTTgatttttatctataaaaattggAGAAATGAAAaacgaaaaatattattattattattatttaaaaggaGTGGTTAACGTGAGATTGAGTCGGATGATAAGTCATGAAAAGATGTAAAGGTTGATGGATggaagtattttattttaacagaGAAGGAATCACTTTGCGTGATTTTAACGTGGCTGTGGGTTTCAGGAAAAGCAAAAGTAAATTTCACACTGCCACTATCAAAAGGGAAATTTTAACAGTCAATTGAGCAAAAATTGGGATTCCATCCTAAATTGGAAACTTTGTGTGGAATAAATTTTGGCTGGTTTAGttatataaaactaaattatttcgtacaattattataatttttttaaatttttacgtaaaatataataaaaattcaacttttttaaactttaaaataaagataatattaaaaaattatattatagtaatattttattaaactttgaataaaatatttcatcttattttatctgaaCTGAATAACTAAACGAGACCATCAAGTGCGAGATATGAATCCAATATTTTCCAATTAATCTTAACATTGGATATAATTTTCACTTATATTATAAActatgcattatatatataatgtgctTTTTAATAACGATAGAATGACTTATAAAACTAATGTTAAAGATTTGACGGATCAAATTAAATCTCCTAACTTTTGGATGACTTGATTTCATAGATATGTGAGAACCTTAACTAAAgtaactattttacttaatttgaCAGTGTACTAAAAAAGATTCCACAAAATTGTGAattttaatgttaaaaaaaaaaaaaaaaaaaaaaaaaaaccaaacccaaaaccgtagttttatatttttaagaccAGTTTTATCCAGATTTTGGCCCGGGCTTGAAACCTGGGTCCTGGGCTGAAACTTGCATGAATGGTACTATGCATAGATATGTGAGAACCTTAACTAAAGCAACTATTTTACAGTCGTAccaccatataaaatattaattttattaatttgaacttaacaaaattaaattagtagTCCATAAAATTTCacgatattaatattttatcacgTAGTCGTATCCTTAGTTACGGTCCTGCCATCTTTTACCAAATAAtacacaatttatttatttatattaaataatgttacttgtcattttttatatttatcatctCTCGTTATCTTACCTTAAGTTGTTAAGTAATTGAAAAACTAGTTATTTTGTTTTAGCCAATCAATCATTGAAGGTCACTTTAGGCACATTGTTGGTTAAAAATATGgtgaataacatttttttttatctaaaaattatatgtgcAATCATTTTTACAGACTCTTTTATGcactctactgatgtgattgattgcgtattaaaaaaaattaatgtagtcaatcatatcagtaaagTGCGCaaagagtacacaaaaataactgtacgtaacattactcGGAAAGAGATTAGGGTTATGTCCTTGGGAAGGCTTGGGATGGTAGGCACTGTAGACTTTGGCAGATCTGGGAGATGTGGCAGAGGTGACAATTTGGGCAGTTTTGAAATCTCTTGCTTCGGCAAAGTAGGCAGTTCAAGGTTAGCCACATGAGGGACGACTGGAAACTCAGGTTTCATCAAAGGGGGTATATCAGGTTTTGGTAGAGTTGGGAGGTGAGGAAGAGGGGGTAGTTCCACCTTAGGAAGTTCAGGTTTAGGTAAGTTTGGGATAGTAATAAGAGGCAGCATTTCTGGCTTGTGAAACTCAGGAACCTTCGGCTGTGTTGTGTCGGTATCTATAATAAGGCGCAAGGCGAGAACTCCATTGCCACTTATTAGCATCGCGGCGAAGACCACAATGCACAAGTTCTTGGGAAAATTCATCTATAGAAAGCTATTATGAATTGTCAGTTTCAAAGAAGGTTGAGCTCCTACCAAGAATGTTTTGCATTCCAAGATTTACCTTACTGTTTTACAGAGGCGTGACATATCTCAGATGCGACGATTAAGAGATAAAGGGGCATAAGCAGAGTTGTTGGGAGGGGCTGTCTAATGTTGGTTGAACTGCTCATCCGTAGCGCACATATCAAACCCATAGGTAGAAGAGCTTTGCCATGTGTAAGCATCAAAATCGATGGAAGTATATGTGTTTGAGCTAGCTTTGCTTCTTCACAAGATAATTAGGTTTGCAGTAGCTTGAGGAATGATATCCACACAACACATTTCACAATATATTTCATAACACATGTTTTAAAGTAAGGGTATTTTtgtaagagttttgttatgtataagcaaagtcgcgtactaatctacgtaccaatattgattccttcatattcaaaatttaaattaacactatttttaataaaatctactttttaactaattacattagattaatgcacatattagtgcacaattgtgcttgtaactagatttttccattgTAAAAAGTgatgtgtttatcatttttcatttataaaacataGTTTTAAACTTTTTTCCAAGTATGAGGTAATTCATACTAACGTGAAGTAATTCAGCAAACATGCTAGGGATGTGAAGGTCTCACAATATTGATCCTAAAAGAAGTTCAGTTTAAAAGAGTTAAATAGTATGACTAAAACCCCTTTTATAGGATCCCCaagagcaatttaaatgatACCTTATGTTGATAAATATAGTTCAGTAAATGATACTTGGACATGTAGCTCAACTAGAATGATAGGTTAGGAAAAAAGTATCACCATAAAAGGGGAGAATGCAATGCGAGGGCGGGGGGGAAGCTTTAACAACATCAGATGCGAGTAACGTAGGAATTGGCCTGAGTAACATATCTCACCCACCTATATGGATTATTAGTTCTAGATTTCTTTGCTATCTGCAAGTATTTCACCTGCATTGGAGACATACCACTAACTGAGCATCTACAAAGGCGCTATCAGAGATCGATATCAGCATATTATACCATAAAACATCTCTATAATAAAACTATCATCCAATTTTTCCAACAATAATTACCTAGTTCAATtcaagtatttaattttttttttgataagtaataagaaattttattaataagcatattccaggtacactggaggtatacatgtgaatacacaTATTTAGGATCTAATAACTGATACAAGAAAATCTTGGAAATTGAGACCATTCAGCTCAAGAGCGatggcccacataaataaagtcttccaaaAAAACCTCCTAAACTCTTCTATGGAACGTTCTTGATCCTCAAAAagtctatcatttctttcacaacaaatacaccaaagaatacaaagAGGAGCCATCTTCCATACAGCCACAATCTGTGGTGTCCCCGCAATTCCTCTCCAGCTTGCAATTAATTCTATCATCCTTCCCGGCATGACCCATGCTATATCCATTCTGCTGAAGAAAAAATTCCAGATTTTCCGAGCAAAttcacaatgtaaaagtaagTGGTCTACTGTTTCACCATTCTTTCTGCACATACAGCACCATTCAGTTATGATTATGCCTCTTATTCTTAGATTGTCCATAGTAAGAATCTTCCCTAATGCTGCTGTCCATACAAATAATGCATCTTTTTTAGGTGCTTTGctcctccaaatgttcttccaaggaaaattgTGTCTTTGCTGCATAGTAATTGTATCATAAAAGGAGCACACAGAAAACTTCCCTTTCCTCGAAGGTTTCCATACTATCTTGTCCTCGCTTGTAGCATCGATAACCGTGTTATACAGCAAGCTGAGAAACTCCACCATCCCGgtaacttcccaatcatgtgcatcCCGGATAAGACTTATATTCCACTCCTGTGCACCATTGCTTATTACCCTCAAATCAACCACCATTGCTTCTTTGTCCCGagcaattatgaaaatattaggaTAGACCTCATTTAGAACCGTGTCTCCCACCCACACCTCATTCCAAAAGCTGACCCTCTTACCATTTCCCACACAAAGACAAGTGTTACTAGCAAAGGTACACCATCATTTCCTTATTTACTTCCATAACCCCACCCCATAAGTTCCCCTACTTTCTTTAGAGCACCAACCCCCCCGTTCACTTCCATACTACATATCAATCACTTCTTTTCACAAGGCTCCCATTTCCTTGTTATAccgccataaccattttcctAATAATGCCTCATTAAAGGCCCTCACATTCCAGACCCCCAAGCCCCCATCTCTCAACGAAGTACACATCTTATTCCAccctactagatggaatttgAGCTCCTCGCCTAAGCCACTCCACAGAAAATCTCGTTGAAGTTTCTCCATTTTTGTTGCTATGCTGGCAAGGAGAGGAAACAGAGACAAGTAATATGTAGGAAGGTTGGATAGTGTGCTCTTGATAAGAGTGGTCCGCCCCCCTTTAGTTAAATACAACATTTTCCACCCGACCAATTTATTCTCTAATTTCTCCAACACCTCCTCCCAAATTACCTTGGCTTTGAAAGTAGCCCCCAATGGGAGGCCAAGATACTTCAATGGCAAAGAGGAGACTCCGCATCCCAAAATGTTGGCCAACTCTCTAATGTTCATCACCTCACCAATCGCAACCATCTCCGTCTTTGCAAGATTAATTTTTAACCCCGATACTGcttcaaaacacaataaaatggCATTCAAAGCTTGTACATGTCCTGCATTTGCCTCACAAAACAGCAATGTGTCGTCTGCGAACAATAGATGTGAAATGTTAATGTTTCCCATTACAAAACCAGCCAGGAAACCCCCCTCCACCGCAGCTGACAGCATTCGACTTAGGGCCTCCATTACGATGACAAATAAAAggggtgataatggatcaccttgTCGTAATCCCCGCGAGCTATTAAAGAAGCCCACTGAGTCTCCATTTACTAACACTGAGAAACAAGCTGTTGACACACAATGTCTCATCCACTTCCTCCATCTtgtcccaaaaccacatctatTCAACATGTATAACAAGAAGTCTcagttgacatgatcataggccttttccatgtctaatttgCATAAAATACTTGGCTCTCCTGACTTGATCCTGTAGTCCAAACACTCATTTGCTATAAGGATTGAATCCAGTATTTAACGCCCTatcacaaaagcattttgagtcTTGGAGATAATTTTATCCATGAC comes from the Carya illinoinensis cultivar Pawnee chromosome 8, C.illinoinensisPawnee_v1, whole genome shotgun sequence genome and includes:
- the LOC122318774 gene encoding protein PELPK2-like — protein: MNFPKNLCIVVFAAMLISGNGVLALRLIIDTDTTQPKVPEFHKPEMLPLITIPNLPKPELPKVELPPLPHLPTLPKPDIPPLMKPEFPVVPHVANLELPTLPKQEISKLPKLSPLPHLPDLPKSTVPTIPSLPKDITLISFRVMLRTVIFVYSLRTLLI
- the LOC122318775 gene encoding uncharacterized protein LOC122318775; translated protein: MVVDLRVISNGAQEWNISLIRDAHDWEVTGMVEFLSLLYNTVIDATSEDKIVWKPSRKGKFSVCSFYDTITMQQRHNFPWKNIWRSKAPKKDALFVWTAALGKILTMDNLRIRGIIITEWCCMCRKNGETVDHLLLHCEFARKIWNFFFSRMDIAWVMPGRMIELIASWRGIAGTPQIVAVKYLQIAKKSRTNNPYRWVRYVTQANSYVTRI